The following proteins are encoded in a genomic region of Thermococcus henrietii:
- the gapN gene encoding NADP-dependent glyceraldehyde-3-phosphate dehydrogenase gives MVGPFRPKSELFRVVWREGEDGVPEFATYVDGEWLFTGRTAEVRSPIDGSVIARVSLADGDLARKAVSTAYERGRSAIRETPGDRRVKAFLKAACLIRDAFEDFVTALILDAGKPLSNARGEVRATVERLEKTTMEFRKLVGDYIPGDWSEETLESEGIVKREPYGVVLAISPYNYPLFISATKVIPALLAGNAVLLKPASLDPLAPLLFTRVLQLAGIPPKAYQLLTIPGRLMDSVVADRRIRAVTFTGSTEVGEHILAVGGIKAYHMELGGKDPAIVLDDAPLEETVEKLVKGMVSYSGQRCDAIRLIIAESGIYSDLRAKLVEELSKIEPKNPLEDENAVMGPLIDEKSAEAIEEVYRDAVDKGAVPLTKFRREGTYVWPVLLEVDRETLQKLRAFQEDVFGPLTLLVKVRSDEEAIGVANSSRFGLDAAVFSGSDERARKVARKLEVGAVFINEFPRHGIGYYPFGGMKDSGIGREGIGYSLETLTTTKTIVKNYRGKGIWSYM, from the coding sequence ATGGTTGGCCCCTTCAGACCGAAGTCCGAGCTCTTCAGGGTAGTGTGGCGCGAGGGCGAGGACGGGGTTCCAGAGTTCGCCACCTACGTGGATGGGGAGTGGCTGTTCACCGGCAGAACCGCGGAAGTCAGGAGCCCGATTGACGGGAGCGTCATAGCTCGCGTGAGCCTCGCCGACGGCGACCTCGCGAGGAAAGCCGTCTCCACGGCATACGAGAGGGGCAGGTCTGCCATCAGGGAGACCCCCGGGGACAGGCGCGTCAAGGCCTTCCTGAAGGCGGCGTGCCTCATAAGGGACGCGTTTGAGGACTTCGTCACGGCGCTCATCCTTGACGCCGGGAAGCCCCTCTCCAACGCGAGGGGCGAGGTCAGGGCGACGGTTGAGAGGCTTGAGAAGACGACGATGGAGTTCAGGAAGCTCGTCGGCGACTACATACCCGGCGACTGGAGTGAGGAAACGCTGGAGAGTGAGGGCATAGTCAAGAGGGAGCCCTACGGGGTGGTTTTGGCGATAAGTCCCTACAACTACCCGCTCTTCATCTCGGCCACGAAGGTGATACCCGCGCTCCTCGCCGGAAACGCGGTCCTGCTCAAGCCTGCCTCCCTCGACCCGCTCGCGCCGCTGCTCTTCACGAGGGTTCTCCAGCTCGCCGGGATTCCTCCCAAGGCGTATCAGCTCCTCACAATCCCCGGGAGGCTCATGGACTCCGTCGTCGCGGACAGACGCATAAGGGCGGTCACGTTCACCGGCAGCACCGAGGTCGGGGAGCACATCCTCGCGGTCGGGGGGATAAAGGCCTACCACATGGAGCTCGGCGGCAAGGATCCGGCCATAGTGCTCGACGACGCACCGCTCGAGGAGACCGTCGAGAAGCTCGTAAAGGGCATGGTGAGCTACTCCGGCCAGAGGTGCGACGCGATAAGGCTGATTATAGCGGAGAGCGGCATCTACTCCGACCTCAGGGCAAAACTCGTCGAGGAGCTGTCAAAGATAGAGCCCAAGAACCCGCTCGAGGACGAGAACGCCGTGATGGGCCCGCTGATTGACGAGAAGAGCGCCGAAGCGATTGAAGAAGTCTACAGGGATGCTGTGGACAAGGGCGCCGTCCCGCTGACGAAGTTCAGGCGTGAGGGAACCTACGTCTGGCCGGTCCTCCTTGAAGTGGACAGGGAAACGCTCCAGAAGCTCAGGGCATTTCAGGAGGACGTCTTTGGCCCGCTGACGCTCCTCGTTAAGGTCAGGAGCGACGAGGAAGCGATAGGCGTTGCCAACTCCTCCCGCTTTGGGCTCGACGCGGCGGTCTTCAGCGGGAGCGACGAGCGCGCGAGAAAGGTCGCGAGGAAGCTTGAGGTTGGCGCGGTGTTCATCAACGAGTTCCCGAGGCACGGCATAGGCTACTACCCCTTCGGCGGCATGAAGGACAGCGGAATCGGCAGGGAGGGCATAGGCTACTCCCTCGAGACCCTCACGACGACGAAGACCATCGTCAAGAACTACAGGGGCAAGGGCATCTGGAGCTACATGTGA
- a CDS encoding P-loop NTPase yields MQIAVSGGKGGTGKSTVAINLAVELARRFKLVLADLDVEAPNDHLLLGVELAGEEPVNQFMPKFDYSKCTKCRKCAEVCEEHAIITLKDGTPFLMPNLCSGCRACEIVCPVPGAIQEAFRVIGHTYVTETPYGFTLVTGKLREGEERSMPLVVEAKKRARNLDYELLMVDTAAGTGNTVSKAIEGSRLLIAVTEPTPLGIHDTELILQLGKLMGLNTWVVVNRSDLGDVGKVREIAESYGAEVVAEIPYSENIVRSYVSGRPIVLEDVPEAKIFRELAEKVAGFLGGDE; encoded by the coding sequence TTGCAGATAGCCGTGAGCGGTGGAAAGGGAGGAACCGGAAAGTCAACCGTCGCGATTAACCTCGCGGTCGAGCTTGCGAGGCGCTTCAAGCTGGTCTTAGCTGACTTGGACGTCGAGGCGCCGAACGACCACCTGCTCCTCGGCGTTGAGCTGGCCGGGGAAGAACCGGTGAACCAGTTCATGCCGAAGTTCGACTACTCAAAGTGTACCAAGTGCAGGAAGTGTGCGGAAGTCTGCGAGGAGCACGCGATAATAACCCTGAAGGACGGGACGCCCTTTCTCATGCCGAACCTCTGCTCGGGCTGTCGGGCCTGTGAAATAGTCTGTCCCGTTCCCGGCGCTATTCAGGAAGCCTTCCGCGTCATCGGCCACACCTACGTGACGGAAACGCCCTACGGCTTTACCCTCGTCACCGGGAAGCTGAGGGAAGGGGAAGAGCGCTCGATGCCCCTCGTCGTTGAGGCCAAGAAGAGGGCAAGAAACCTCGACTACGAGCTCCTGATGGTTGATACGGCGGCAGGAACCGGCAACACCGTTTCGAAGGCCATAGAGGGGTCAAGGCTCCTCATAGCGGTCACTGAGCCGACCCCGCTCGGAATCCACGACACCGAGCTCATCCTTCAGCTCGGGAAGCTGATGGGCCTCAACACCTGGGTCGTGGTCAACCGCTCGGACCTCGGTGACGTCGGGAAGGTCAGGGAGATAGCCGAAAGCTACGGCGCCGAGGTCGTCGCTGAAATTCCCTACAGTGAGAACATCGTGAGGAGCTACGTAAGCGGAAGGCCGATAGTTCTGGAGGACGTTCCCGAGGCGAAAATCTTCCGCGAGCTGGCCGAGAAGGTTGCCGGCTTCCTCGGAGGTGATGAGTGA
- a CDS encoding Rossmann-like domain-containing protein gives MLLGKIKREALRLADGLELVDFGFALPYTWVLVEGEGEMALGVAMTLPEEVQRYRNSITEPSLEAFIGKADSINAIERTLGLAAINAVSQYHIDLSGAEWVDVLELIPENSGKVALIGNMPPLVRELGEKGYEIYVFERNARLWDKDTFSDALEYHLLPEMDAVIASASCLVNGTIDMLLERAKRAKLFVLTGPTGQLLPEFLRGTGVTHLAAMKVVDIKKALLGLKLGSFKGFEEGNRKYVVVVM, from the coding sequence ATGCTACTCGGAAAAATCAAGCGCGAAGCTTTGAGGCTCGCCGACGGCCTTGAGCTGGTGGACTTTGGGTTTGCACTTCCCTACACGTGGGTTCTCGTTGAGGGCGAAGGGGAGATGGCACTGGGGGTTGCGATGACCCTGCCCGAGGAGGTGCAGCGCTACCGAAACTCGATAACCGAGCCCTCGCTCGAGGCCTTCATAGGGAAGGCCGACAGTATAAACGCCATCGAGAGGACGCTCGGGCTCGCGGCCATAAACGCTGTCTCGCAGTACCACATAGACCTCAGCGGCGCGGAGTGGGTTGACGTGCTCGAGCTGATTCCCGAGAACTCCGGAAAGGTCGCCTTAATCGGCAACATGCCGCCCCTCGTGAGGGAGCTGGGGGAGAAAGGCTATGAAATCTACGTCTTCGAGAGAAACGCCCGCCTCTGGGACAAGGACACGTTCAGCGATGCCCTTGAGTACCACCTTCTGCCGGAGATGGATGCGGTGATAGCGAGCGCCAGCTGCCTTGTCAATGGAACGATAGATATGCTCCTCGAGAGGGCAAAGAGGGCGAAGCTCTTCGTCCTGACCGGACCGACGGGCCAGCTTCTGCCGGAGTTCCTCAGGGGAACCGGCGTGACACATCTCGCTGCGATGAAGGTTGTCGATATCAAGAAAGCCCTCCTCGGCCTCAAGCTCGGCTCCTTTAAGGGCTTCGAGGAGGGAAACAGGAAGTATGTGGTTGTGGTCATGTAA
- a CDS encoding SDR family oxidoreductase — translation MRNKLIVVTGGAGFIGSHIAWELVKDNEVIVIDNLYTGKAENVPPGAKLVKADIRDYEAIAELVSNADYVFHEAAQVSVVESIRDPVFTEEVNVLGTLNILRALLDGHGKLIFASSASVYGDNPNLPLKETERPRPLSPYGVTKATVEEYLRVYHELYGLPVVALRYFNVFGPRQGFNQYAGVISIFINKALAGEPLVIFGDGKQTRDFIYVKDVVRANLLVAESKRANGRIFNVATGKQTSILELAMKIIEITGTTSSIIFDKPRPGDIRHSLADITEIKKLGFEPEWSLEEGLKKTVEWYQGRK, via the coding sequence ATGAGGAACAAGCTAATCGTAGTCACCGGGGGAGCCGGCTTCATAGGCTCGCACATAGCCTGGGAGCTGGTCAAGGACAACGAAGTTATCGTTATTGACAACCTCTACACAGGTAAAGCCGAGAACGTTCCGCCCGGGGCGAAGCTGGTTAAGGCTGACATAAGGGACTACGAGGCGATAGCCGAACTGGTGAGCAACGCCGACTACGTCTTCCACGAGGCGGCCCAAGTGAGCGTCGTCGAGAGCATACGTGACCCTGTCTTCACCGAGGAGGTCAACGTTCTCGGAACCCTCAACATCCTCAGGGCTCTTCTTGATGGACACGGAAAGCTAATCTTCGCCTCCTCCGCCTCTGTCTACGGTGACAACCCCAACCTCCCGCTAAAAGAAACAGAACGGCCGAGACCGCTCTCGCCCTACGGCGTGACGAAGGCTACCGTTGAAGAATACCTTCGCGTTTACCACGAGCTCTACGGTTTACCGGTCGTTGCGCTCCGCTACTTCAACGTCTTCGGGCCAAGGCAGGGCTTCAACCAGTACGCGGGAGTGATAAGCATTTTCATCAACAAGGCCCTGGCAGGAGAGCCCCTCGTAATCTTCGGCGACGGCAAGCAGACGCGCGACTTCATCTACGTGAAGGACGTCGTCAGGGCCAACCTTCTCGTGGCCGAGAGCAAGCGTGCCAACGGAAGGATCTTCAACGTTGCAACCGGAAAACAGACGAGCATTCTCGAACTCGCGATGAAAATAATCGAGATAACCGGGACGACGAGCTCGATAATCTTTGACAAGCCGAGGCCAGGCGACATAAGGCACAGCCTCGCGGATATAACGGAAATCAAGAAGCTCGGCTTCGAGCCCGAGTGGAGCCTCGAAGAGGGACTTAAGAAGACGGTGGAGTGGTATCAGGGGCGGAAGTAG
- a CDS encoding FecCD family ABC transporter permease has product MRRRFLYSLIFSLVFLLYLLTGRYLFLPLPSNGVERTILVDIRLPRAVAVSLSGAALATAGLALQNVFRNPLAGPNIVGVTSGSAFGAVLAILYLGFNPLTIQLSAFIGGILALVIVWRLQRLIRGGTLGLVLVGMAVSALFQAFVGFAKYVADPYNKLPAITFWLLGSFAGVRWGDIVPFTAPMLVGTVGIILLRWPLNVMSLGDEARALGLDISRFRAIFIGLSTLSISATTAVAGMVGWVGLIAPHVARLIVGHDNRSLAPATALAGAVIMLICDDIARSLTPGEIPIGVVTSLVGGPLLLLVLSKSNYIIRRRW; this is encoded by the coding sequence ATGAGGAGGCGTTTTCTCTATTCGCTGATTTTTTCATTGGTTTTCCTGCTTTACCTGCTCACCGGCAGGTACCTTTTCCTACCCCTCCCCTCAAACGGGGTTGAGAGAACGATACTCGTGGACATACGCCTGCCCAGGGCAGTGGCCGTTTCCTTATCTGGAGCGGCCCTTGCCACGGCGGGATTGGCCCTTCAGAACGTTTTCAGAAACCCTCTAGCGGGCCCCAACATCGTTGGAGTTACCAGCGGTTCCGCCTTTGGGGCAGTTCTGGCGATTCTGTACCTAGGATTTAACCCGCTAACAATACAGCTCTCTGCGTTCATTGGGGGAATACTCGCCTTGGTCATAGTGTGGAGACTGCAAAGGCTAATTCGGGGTGGGACTCTGGGCCTTGTTCTCGTTGGCATGGCGGTTTCGGCGCTCTTCCAGGCCTTCGTCGGGTTCGCCAAGTACGTTGCGGACCCCTACAACAAGCTTCCCGCGATAACCTTCTGGCTCCTCGGTAGCTTTGCGGGCGTGAGGTGGGGTGATATCGTTCCCTTCACCGCACCGATGCTCGTGGGAACGGTCGGGATAATCCTACTCCGCTGGCCTCTTAACGTCATGAGCCTCGGCGATGAGGCCAGGGCTCTTGGGCTTGACATCAGCAGGTTCCGGGCCATTTTCATAGGGCTCTCGACCCTATCAATCTCCGCAACGACTGCCGTCGCCGGCATGGTCGGATGGGTTGGCCTGATAGCTCCCCACGTGGCGAGGCTGATTGTAGGCCACGACAACCGCTCCCTCGCCCCCGCTACCGCTCTGGCAGGGGCCGTTATCATGCTGATATGTGATGACATCGCTAGGAGCCTCACACCGGGGGAAATTCCTATAGGAGTAGTGACGTCTCTCGTTGGTGGTCCGCTCCTCCTCTTGGTTCTCTCAAAGAGCAACTACATTATCAGGAGGCGCTGGTGA
- a CDS encoding ABC transporter ATP-binding protein — protein MLNVSDVSFSYGSGEVLRDVTFELDGGVGCLLGPNGAGKSTLLKCIAGVLAPQKGSIELDGVELTSLDYRERARLVSYAPQEFNVAFPYRVIDVVLMGRNPHVNPLCGPGDEDVRIALDALRNLGLEKLAERPFSELSGGQKRLVIVARAIAQGGRLLLFDEPTSFLDFRNQYLVLSLIQKISKKLDKLTLLSLHDPNQALEFCDVIFMMRQGRIVGWGPTEVVTPGDISRLYDMDVVELRTDGRRLILPGKGFIEAKRWIGGG, from the coding sequence ATGCTGAACGTCAGCGATGTGAGTTTTTCCTACGGCAGTGGAGAAGTGCTGAGGGACGTGACTTTCGAGCTCGATGGTGGGGTTGGCTGTCTGCTCGGTCCCAACGGGGCTGGAAAGAGCACCCTGCTAAAGTGCATTGCCGGCGTGCTGGCGCCTCAGAAGGGGAGTATAGAGCTGGACGGGGTTGAGCTGACCTCCCTTGATTACCGGGAGCGCGCGAGGCTTGTGAGCTATGCGCCCCAGGAGTTCAACGTTGCCTTCCCCTACCGCGTTATCGACGTTGTTCTGATGGGAAGAAACCCCCACGTGAACCCCCTATGCGGGCCGGGGGATGAGGATGTTCGGATTGCTCTTGATGCCCTTCGAAATCTTGGCCTTGAAAAACTCGCGGAAAGACCGTTCAGCGAGCTCAGCGGCGGTCAAAAAAGACTCGTCATAGTGGCGCGTGCTATTGCCCAGGGCGGCAGGCTCCTCCTCTTTGACGAGCCGACTTCTTTCCTCGACTTCAGGAACCAGTACCTCGTCCTTTCCTTAATACAAAAAATCTCGAAGAAGCTCGATAAACTCACCCTCCTCTCCCTCCACGACCCGAACCAGGCTCTCGAGTTCTGCGACGTTATCTTCATGATGCGGCAGGGGCGAATCGTGGGCTGGGGTCCAACCGAAGTAGTGACCCCGGGGGACATTTCGCGCTTATACGATATGGATGTTGTGGAGCTGAGGACTGATGGGAGGAGGTTAATCCTTCCAGGCAAAGGTTTTATTGAGGCAAAACGATGGATTGGAGGTGGTTGA
- a CDS encoding methyltransferase family protein — MRFWGIEPKVALFTFPYALLAFYLNSALGLRTPRFPEVGAVLVIVGVALWLICYLQVSGAYREGKLLTEGCYSRVRHPIYSIWGLLIIPGFSLTICGFMLGLPLVYWLAVVKFIGDEEKVLEERFGDGWREYAERTPRFLPRL, encoded by the coding sequence ATGCGCTTCTGGGGCATAGAGCCGAAGGTGGCGCTTTTCACTTTTCCCTACGCGCTCCTCGCCTTCTACCTGAACTCCGCCCTTGGACTCCGAACTCCGAGATTCCCGGAAGTTGGGGCGGTTCTCGTTATCGTCGGAGTCGCACTGTGGCTCATCTGCTACCTTCAGGTTTCAGGAGCTTACAGAGAAGGCAAACTGCTGACTGAAGGCTGTTATTCCCGTGTCAGGCATCCGATATACTCAATCTGGGGTCTCCTGATAATCCCCGGCTTCTCCCTCACCATATGCGGCTTCATGCTCGGCTTACCCCTGGTTTACTGGCTCGCCGTGGTGAAGTTTATAGGCGATGAAGAGAAGGTCCTTGAGGAGCGGTTCGGCGATGGGTGGCGGGAATATGCAGAAAGAACGCCCCGGTTCCTACCGAGGCTTTGA
- a CDS encoding NifB/NifX family molybdenum-iron cluster-binding protein, whose amino-acid sequence MRCLKVAFGMEDDKHLIDAHYGDSEFFAIYEVCEDGSVRLIEKRPNKAKDFEEEHDEGHGDPRKFKAVVSQLLDVDVLAAFRMGPNFLRIRDKTNKVAFFTRTRDLKLALQRLIENFDDLWGQVQAKKAEKPPIEE is encoded by the coding sequence ATGAGGTGCCTCAAGGTTGCGTTCGGAATGGAGGACGATAAACACTTGATAGACGCGCACTACGGCGACTCCGAGTTCTTCGCAATCTACGAGGTCTGCGAGGACGGGAGCGTGAGGCTCATCGAGAAGAGGCCGAACAAAGCTAAAGATTTTGAAGAGGAGCACGACGAGGGCCACGGCGACCCGAGGAAGTTCAAGGCTGTTGTGAGCCAGCTCCTCGACGTTGACGTCCTCGCCGCTTTCAGAATGGGGCCGAACTTCCTGAGGATTCGCGACAAGACCAACAAGGTCGCATTCTTCACGAGGACGAGGGATTTGAAGCTCGCCCTTCAGAGGCTCATTGAGAACTTCGACGACCTCTGGGGGCAGGTGCAGGCGAAGAAGGCCGAAAAGCCTCCAATCGAGGAGTGA
- a CDS encoding nucleotide-binding protein codes for MQVAIASGKGGVGKSTITASLLYFLKDRYRLIAVDADAEAPNLGLLLGVEEWEEEREHIGAKVARINTETCVRCGICYERCPYESIYIDEDGNYIVNELTCEGCNVCGLVCPVPGTITLEQARSGVIRKATTKYGFPIISAQLDVGRPESGKLVTEEKEWAKKLMDELNLEHMIVDSAAGIGCQVIASIGGADLTILIAEPTPASLSDVQRAYKVVQHFRQPAYLIINKADLNPGFTALREWAEAEGIPVIGEVPYDRAIPKSMAMLKPVVEAFPDSPASKALKEIAERIAEEILG; via the coding sequence ATGCAGGTCGCCATTGCGAGCGGTAAGGGTGGCGTCGGGAAGAGCACGATAACGGCGTCGCTCCTCTACTTCCTAAAGGATAGGTACAGGCTCATCGCGGTCGATGCAGATGCCGAAGCGCCGAACCTCGGCCTTCTCCTCGGCGTTGAGGAGTGGGAGGAGGAGCGCGAGCACATCGGGGCTAAGGTCGCCAGGATAAACACCGAGACCTGCGTCCGCTGTGGAATCTGCTACGAGCGCTGTCCCTACGAGAGCATCTACATCGACGAGGACGGTAACTACATCGTCAACGAGCTCACCTGCGAGGGTTGCAACGTCTGCGGCCTTGTCTGCCCAGTTCCGGGCACTATAACCCTTGAGCAGGCCCGCTCCGGCGTCATCAGGAAGGCAACCACCAAGTACGGCTTCCCGATAATCTCGGCCCAGCTCGACGTCGGCAGGCCCGAGAGCGGTAAGCTTGTCACCGAGGAGAAGGAGTGGGCGAAGAAGCTGATGGACGAGCTCAACCTGGAGCACATGATTGTTGATAGCGCGGCGGGAATTGGCTGTCAGGTGATAGCGAGCATAGGTGGGGCCGATTTAACGATACTGATTGCCGAGCCGACGCCGGCCTCGCTCAGCGACGTTCAGCGTGCCTACAAGGTCGTCCAGCACTTCAGACAGCCGGCTTACCTGATAATCAACAAGGCCGACCTGAACCCGGGCTTTACCGCCCTTAGGGAGTGGGCCGAGGCCGAAGGAATTCCCGTTATCGGCGAGGTTCCCTACGACAGGGCCATTCCGAAGAGCATGGCGATGCTTAAACCCGTCGTTGAGGCCTTCCCCGACAGCCCGGCGAGTAAAGCGCTCAAAGAGATTGCCGAGAGAATCGCTGAGGAAATCCTTGGCTGA
- a CDS encoding ferritin family protein: MGMESVVRLEKKKAEVYRALLPLVPRDFRDDLKLLASHSERNAKLLEGVEIPADTKGLREVEVALEFLEKALADPEATVEDYYRYAIDAEEATAKLYSELSMRAKSEKTRRLFRWLAEISREHAEILRRHLEMWEFMQENVEEEEIPEDLIEQWFEDIDL; this comes from the coding sequence ATGGGCATGGAGAGCGTCGTTAGGCTAGAGAAAAAGAAGGCTGAAGTCTACAGAGCCTTACTTCCGCTCGTCCCGAGGGACTTCAGGGACGACCTGAAACTTCTTGCGAGCCACTCGGAGAGGAACGCGAAGCTCCTCGAGGGCGTTGAGATACCGGCCGACACGAAGGGCCTACGGGAGGTCGAGGTTGCCCTCGAGTTTCTCGAGAAGGCACTCGCCGACCCAGAAGCGACCGTTGAGGACTACTACCGCTACGCCATCGACGCGGAGGAAGCGACGGCAAAGCTTTACTCGGAGCTCAGCATGAGGGCTAAATCAGAAAAGACGAGGAGGCTCTTCCGCTGGCTGGCGGAGATAAGCAGGGAGCACGCCGAAATCCTGAGGAGGCACCTCGAGATGTGGGAGTTTATGCAGGAGAACGTTGAAGAGGAGGAGATTCCAGAGGATTTAATCGAGCAGTGGTTCGAGGACATCGACCTGTGA
- a CDS encoding ABC transporter substrate-binding protein — translation MVPVGWSKVSGALTLMLMFLVVLSVFSSGCISGSGTQKTSTDTSSSGYLTVTDMSGNSIKIKEPVNKIVSLYGIATQVIYLFGVTQGKKVVGSTPLALHDGFIHLVDPGSEKRMVFVGSPRKANVETIEKLNPEVVFTAYWGDPRLNEQIESLGIPVVVLNLESVKNFTKGVEIIGKILGEEKKASEIVSFYEGAVSFVTNRTSKLPGSKRPRVLLLEYSMKDKVFKAPGRDFFQNRLIEMSGGISVSANLSGGWNVVDAEQVAKWDPDIIIVVSYWPKFPATKAKEEILSDPAWKAVKAVEDGKVYAMPNDGESWDFGPKWVLGLYWMAKLFHPSLFSDLNVTAKADQLYSKFYGINPKEVKIVGDMP, via the coding sequence GTGGTCCCAGTGGGATGGTCGAAGGTAAGTGGGGCTCTGACGTTGATGCTGATGTTTCTGGTTGTTTTGTCGGTGTTCTCAAGCGGGTGCATCTCCGGTTCAGGAACCCAGAAAACCTCCACGGACACGTCTTCTTCAGGATACCTCACCGTCACGGACATGTCTGGGAATTCCATCAAGATTAAAGAACCCGTTAATAAAATAGTCTCACTCTACGGAATAGCCACTCAGGTTATCTACCTCTTCGGCGTCACTCAGGGAAAGAAAGTGGTCGGGAGCACGCCCCTCGCGCTACACGACGGGTTCATTCATCTGGTAGACCCGGGTTCTGAGAAGAGGATGGTTTTCGTTGGCAGTCCGCGCAAGGCAAACGTTGAGACAATAGAAAAACTCAACCCGGAGGTCGTTTTCACGGCCTACTGGGGAGACCCGCGACTGAACGAGCAGATTGAGTCACTCGGCATTCCCGTCGTGGTTCTCAACCTTGAGAGCGTCAAGAACTTCACAAAGGGTGTTGAGATAATCGGTAAGATTCTCGGGGAGGAAAAGAAGGCGAGTGAGATAGTATCTTTCTACGAGGGGGCGGTGTCATTTGTGACGAACAGAACCTCGAAGTTGCCCGGTTCAAAGCGTCCAAGGGTCCTCTTACTCGAGTACAGCATGAAGGACAAGGTCTTCAAGGCACCGGGCAGGGACTTCTTCCAGAACAGGCTGATAGAAATGTCAGGGGGAATTAGCGTCTCCGCGAACCTCTCAGGTGGATGGAACGTCGTGGATGCCGAACAGGTTGCCAAGTGGGACCCCGATATCATAATAGTGGTAAGCTATTGGCCAAAGTTCCCAGCAACAAAGGCCAAGGAGGAGATACTCAGTGACCCTGCATGGAAGGCCGTGAAGGCCGTGGAGGATGGGAAGGTCTACGCGATGCCCAACGACGGGGAGAGCTGGGACTTTGGGCCGAAGTGGGTCCTTGGTCTCTACTGGATGGCGAAGCTCTTCCATCCATCCCTCTTCAGCGACTTGAACGTTACCGCAAAGGCTGACCAGCTTTACAGCAAATTCTACGGGATAAACCCGAAGGAGGTTAAAATAGTTGGGGATATGCCATGA
- the pfdA gene encoding prefoldin subunit alpha: MVEKEMEKLAYEYQLLQAQAQLLAQNLELLTLGRDEFKAVKETLEELKKTEGEVEILVPIGAGSFLKGRITDKENAIVSVGAGYAVEKNLDSAIGYLEERIKEYDEAIAKTQEALKKLEAQLGELARKAQELQATKS, translated from the coding sequence ATGGTTGAGAAGGAGATGGAGAAGCTCGCTTACGAGTATCAGCTCCTGCAGGCGCAGGCCCAGTTGCTGGCCCAGAACCTTGAGCTCCTCACCCTCGGAAGGGACGAGTTTAAGGCCGTTAAGGAGACGCTGGAGGAGCTCAAGAAGACCGAGGGGGAGGTTGAAATCCTCGTTCCGATTGGGGCCGGTTCCTTCCTCAAGGGCAGGATAACCGACAAGGAGAACGCGATTGTGAGCGTTGGAGCCGGCTACGCCGTCGAGAAGAACCTCGATAGCGCCATCGGGTACCTCGAGGAGCGTATAAAGGAGTACGACGAGGCAATCGCGAAGACCCAGGAAGCTCTGAAGAAGCTTGAGGCCCAACTCGGTGAGCTCGCGAGGAAGGCCCAGGAGTTGCAGGCGACCAAATCTTAA
- a CDS encoding DUF2250 domain-containing protein, with amino-acid sequence MQKERPGSYRGFELLPVHLYVLAHLKKAGVDYAKMMAKVSGLPLELIEDAINDLLELGLIERDSGSAIKRSRARFKKAFEVHKHHTYYRLSRKGELFVRSIDERWLKRYFNSLIPDGWKVVNALAESRDVREVGRKVQIEEEALEELRVLRFVTEKGRKTEFFKRLWEFVMK; translated from the coding sequence ATGCAGAAAGAACGCCCCGGTTCCTACCGAGGCTTTGAGCTCCTGCCGGTTCACCTCTACGTTCTCGCCCATCTGAAGAAAGCAGGCGTTGACTACGCCAAGATGATGGCGAAGGTGAGCGGTTTACCCCTTGAACTCATCGAAGATGCGATAAACGACCTCCTCGAGCTCGGGTTGATTGAGCGCGACTCGGGGAGCGCGATAAAGAGAAGCAGGGCGCGCTTCAAGAAGGCCTTCGAGGTTCACAAGCACCACACCTACTACCGCCTCTCCCGCAAGGGCGAGCTCTTCGTCCGCTCGATTGACGAAAGGTGGCTTAAGCGGTACTTCAACAGCCTCATTCCAGACGGCTGGAAGGTCGTTAACGCCCTTGCAGAAAGCAGGGACGTGAGGGAAGTGGGCAGAAAGGTTCAAATCGAAGAAGAAGCCCTTGAAGAGCTTAGGGTTCTTCGCTTCGTGACGGAAAAGGGCAGAAAAACGGAGTTCTTTAAGAGGCTGTGGGAGTTCGTTATGAAATGA